The nucleotide sequence CGGCGGGGCCAGTTCGCCGGACGGCGGGCGGGTGGTGCTGCGTACGTACGCGGACGCCTTCGAGTGGGACGTCCAGGGTGACGACCTGGTCAAGACCCTGACCACCGGGAAGCCCCGGATGACCGCCCTGGCCGACCCGTTCGGCGAGGCCATCGCCTACACCGCGGACGGCAAGAGTTTCCTGACCGTCTCCGACGTCGCCTCGCTGAACGACGAGGAGGCGGAGGTGACGGTGCTGAGCTACACCCCGGCGAAGGAGTTGGCGGCGGCAGCCGGCGGATCCGAGGCCGACACCAAGAAGTCGGCGGGTTCCTGGACCAGCTCATTGACCCTTGACGACATCACCTACCTCATCGCGGCGGTGGGGGTGCTCGGAGCCCTGCTGGTCGGGCTCGGCATCTTCGGGATCGTCCGGGCCCGCAAGCGGCCGAGGGACGACGGTCTGGGTGCCGTCGGGCCGGGCGGTGACGACCTCGACCCGCGGGCGGGTCGGGACCGGGCGCCGGGTGGCGACCGGGAGCAGTCCGGTGGCCGGCGATCGGACTACGACGACGACTCGAACTGGGGGCCGGCGCGCTCCGGCGGGTACGACGACGGCTACCGTTCGGACCGTCCGGCCGACGACTACGAGCCGGCCGGCCGGGGCAGGTCCTCGGGCGGCGGCGGTGTCTACGGCGGAAAGCCGGCCGGCGGTGGTGTCTACGGCGGCGCGAAGCCGGCCGGCGACGGTGGTGGGTACGGCGGCAGCGGCGGACGCCCCCAGGGTGGCGGTGGCCGTCCGCAGGGTGCCGGCGGTGGCCGCCCGCAGGGTGCCGGCGGTGGCCGCCCGCAGCAGGGTGCCGGCGGCCGTGCACAGGGCGGCGGGGGTGGTGGCCGCCCGCAGGGCGGTGGCGGACGCTCCCAGGGCGGTGGCCGTGCCCCGGGCGGTGGCGTCTACGGCGGCAGTGGCGGCGCCCCGGCCGGTCGCCCCCGGGCCGGTGGTGGCGGCGGTGGCGGTGTCTACGGCGGCCAGCCCTCGGGCGGCACCTACGGCAACGGCAACGGCCGGGGTGGTCGCCCCGGCCCGGACGACCAGTGGAGCGACCAGCCGCGCAGCGGTCAGGGCGCCGGGCCGCGTGGTGGAGCACCTCGGGGTGGCCAGTACGGCCAGCCTCGGCAGCGCTCCGGCAGGCCCCCGGACGACCACGACTACCGCTGACCGACTGACCCCGGGGGCTACGAACCGGCCCGTCTCGATGGAGGGACTCGCCGGTCAGATTCGGCGGAGGACCGCCACCACCCGGCCCATGATGGTGGCGCTGTCGCCGGGGATCGGGTCGAAGGCCGAGTTGGCCGGCATCAGCCAGACGTGCCCGTCCCGACGGCGGTAGGTCTTGACCGTCGCCTCGCCGTCCAGCATCGCCGCGACGATCTCGCCCGAGTTCGCGGTCGGCTGTTGGCGGACGACCACCCAGTCGCCGTCGCAGATCGCCGCGTCGAGCATCGAGTCGCCCTTGACCTGGAGCATGAAGACCTCGCCCTCGCCGACCAGTTCCCGGGGCAGCGGGAAGATGTCCTCGACGGCCTGCTCGGCGAGGATCGGGCCACCGGCGGCGATCTGACCGAGCAGCGGCACGTAGGCCGGGGTGGGGCGCTGGGCGCGGGCGGTCTCGTCGTCGATCAGCTCGCTCGGCGGGCGCACGTCGACGGCGCGCGGCCGGTTCGGGTCACGCCGGAGGAAGCCCTTCCGCTCCAGCTCCTTGAGCTGGTAGGCCACGCTCGACGGAGAGACCAGGCCGACCGCCTCGCCGATCTCCCGCACGCTCGGCGGATAGCCGTAGCGCTCCACCCAGTCGCGGATGAACTCGAGGATGCGCCGCTGCCGGGCGGTGAGGTCCGCCGAGACCAGGTCGGGGAAGGCGCTCACCACCGGAGTGACCGCACGCAGGGCCGGGCCGCCGTCCCGGCTGCGCGGCGTGGCCGTACGTCGGCTGGCCCGGCTGCCCGGTGCGCCGCTTTTCTGGGGCTTCTGCCGGCTCGTCCGGTCGTCGGTCGACACGTCGTCCTCCTGGTGGCGGTGGGTGCCTTGGCGGCTCGTGGTGCGTCGTAGGCTCGGCACCGGTGCCGCGTGCCACGCGGTCCCGGGGTCGATGTTCAAAACCGTATAGGTGAGATCACATAGTTTCAAACATCTGTACGACATTCCGCGCGGCGTGTCGCTTCCGCCGGCTCGACATCGAACGCCTGTTCTGATAAACCATCGTACGTCCGTTCGTTCGAACTTATGTTCGATCTTGGAGGTCACGATGGGTTCGACGGGGTACCCGAGGGCTTCCCGGGGCGCCGGCCGGTTGCGGCTGACCCGCCGGGGGCGAGTGGTCGTGACAGTGCTCCTGCTGCTTCTCGTGGCGGGGCTGGCGGCGGTCCTCTCGCCCGCCTCCCGGGCGGCCGACCCGGCCCGGCCGGCGGAGACCGCCGTGGTGCTGCCGGGCGACACTCTCTGGTCGGTGGCCGAGCGGCACCGACCCGGCCAGCGGCCGTTCGCGGTGATCGACGAGATCCGCCGGCTCAACGGGCTGGAGGACCACACGGTGCACGCCGGTCAGCGGTTGATCCTGCCGGCGGAGCGGTAACCGATCCTCGGCACCGCGGTTGGAAGATTTGCGGGGCGCGCCACGCCCTGTTCAACTTGACCTCGGCTGCTCGGCGACATACCGTCGACCCCTAGATGTAGTAGTAACATGGGTGTAAGTCGCCTAGAAGTTGGGGTTCCACTACCCACAGCTCTCAGGTCCACCCGACATCGCGGGCGCCACGACTGTGGCCGGACCGCCGGTGCCGGCTGCCTGTGGGCGGGTCGCCGCGCGCTGGGCGGCGGTGGGCGCGGTGGTTCTCCGGCGGGGTGGTTCCGGCGGTGCGAAGGAGGTCGGCGATGCGGTGTCCGTACTGCCGGCACGCCGACTCGCGGGTGGTCGACTCGCGGGAGGCCGACGACGGTCAGCTGATCCGGCGCCGGCGGGCCTGCCCGGAGTGTGGCAAGCGGTTCACCACGGTCGAGGAGGCCGTGCTGGCTGTGGTCAAGCGGAGCGGTGTCACCGAGCCGTTCAGCCGGACGAAGATCATCGGCGGGGTGCGCAAGGCGTGCCAGGGCCGTCCCGTCGACGACGACGCGATCGCCCTGCTGGCCCAGCGGGTGGAGGAGACCGTCCGGGCCAAGGGCGCGGCCGAACTCCCGAGTCACGACGTGGGGCTGGCCATCCTGGGCCCACTGCGCGAGCTGGACGAGGTTGCCTACCTGCGCTTCGCCAGCGTGTACCGGTCGTTCGAGTCGTTGGACGACTTCGAGCGGGAGATCGACTCGCTGCGGACGGCGGCGGTGGCTCGGAGCCGGCCGGTGCAGGACGGTGGCGGGGCCGTCCAGCCGGCGGGCCAGGGCCAGTCGGTCGACTAGTTCTTTCGGGTAAAGATCAGCAGAGCCGTACGGCGGGAAGAGTCGTGCGTGCGTGAGGGGGCGGATGAGATGTCGGGGGAAGGTGTGACAGCGAGCAGGTCACGTGGTCGGGCGACGTCGGCGGCGGCCGGCCTGAAGGTCGAGCGCGTCTGGACGACCGAGGGAGTGCACCCGTACGACGAGGTGGTCTGGGAGCGCCGGGACGTCGTCATGACGAACTGGCGGGACGGCTCGATCAACTTCGAGCAGCGGGGCGTCGAGTTCCCGGAGTCGTGGAGCGTCAACGCGGCCAACATCGTCACCACCAAATACTTCCGGGGTGCGGTCGGCACGCCGGAGCGGGAGTGGTCGCTCAAGCAGCTCATCGACCGGGTGGTGCAGACGTACCGGGCGGCGGGGGAGCAGCACGGCTACTTCGCCAGCCCGGCCGACGCGGAGGTCTTCGCGCACGAGCTGACCTGGATGCTGCTGCACCAGGTGTTCAGCTTCAACTCGCCGGTCTGGTTCAACGTCGGAACGGCGTCGCCCCAGCAGGTCAGTGCCTGTCAGCCCTACGACTCGCTGGTGAGTACCCCCGGCGGCCTGGTGCCGATCGGCCGGCTCGTCGAGGAGAACGCGGTCGGCACGAAGGTCTACGACGCCCACGGGCTGACCAGGATCCTCGCGGTCAAGGCCAACGGCGTGAAGGACGTGTTGCGGCTACACACCAAGGCCGGCTACACGCTTGATGTCACCGCCGACCACCTGGTCTGGAAGTCGACGGGTGAGGAGAGCGGTCAGTTCGTGCCCGCAGGCACGCTCGTCGCCGGCGACGAGCTCCAGTGGCACCGCCGGGACGCCCACGGCGAGGACGAGATCCAGCTGCGGGAGATCGCCGAGGCGGCGCTGGCCGGATGGATGCAGTCGGACGGCTTCGTGGGGCAGTACCCGCATGGCACGAACCGATCGCTGACCATCGAGGCCATCACGGTGAACGACTACGAGCTCGACTGGGTGGTGACCGCCATCGACGAAGTGTTCCCGGGAGCACACCGACACGAGCGCGAGGTCGCGACCCAGGACGAGAACCTGGACTGCCGGCGTACCCGCCTCTACGGCGAGCACCTGCGGCCCTTCGTGGACAAGTGGGGCCTGCTGAACCGGGGAACCGCGATGGAGGTGCCGGCCGCCCTCTTCGCGGCACCGCTGCCGGTGGTCGCCGCGTACCTGAAGAGCATCTTCCAGGCCGAGGGGTATGTCTCGGCGCGGGAAAGCTCCACCCGGGTGGCGGTCGACATGGTGTCCGAGAAGCTGGTCCGTGGCCTGCAACGGCTGTTGCTGCGCTTCGGGATCTTCTCCCGGGTCTCCTACAAGGCCGATAAGCGGGAAGATCGTCTCGGTTGCTGGTCGCTGGGGATCCAGAACGACGGCGACCGGCAGATCTTCGCCGACGAGATCGGGTTCGTCGATGTCTGGAAGTCGGACCGGCTGGAGCAGGGGTTCGGCAAGCCGGGTCGGGCCGCGAAGCCGACCAAGCGGTTGCAGATCGACCGGATCGAGCGCCTCGGCCCGATGGAGGTCTACGACATCCAGACCGAGTCGGGGGAGTACCTTTCCGACAACCTCCGCGTGCACAACTGTTTCATCCTTGCTGTCGATGATTCGATGGACTCGATCCTCGACTGGTACAAGGAAGAGGGGCTGATCTTCAAGGGCGGCTCCGGTTCCGGGGTGAACCTCTCCCGGATCCGCTCGTCCAAGGAGCTGCTCTCCAGCGGCGGCACCGCCTCCGGCCCGGTCAGCTTCATGCGCGGCGCGGACGCCAGCGCCGGCACCATCAAGTCCGGCGGG is from Micromonospora sp. WMMD1102 and encodes:
- a CDS encoding LysM peptidoglycan-binding domain-containing protein; amino-acid sequence: MTVLLLLLVAGLAAVLSPASRAADPARPAETAVVLPGDTLWSVAERHRPGQRPFAVIDEIRRLNGLEDHTVHAGQRLILPAER
- the nrdR gene encoding transcriptional regulator NrdR yields the protein MRCPYCRHADSRVVDSREADDGQLIRRRRACPECGKRFTTVEEAVLAVVKRSGVTEPFSRTKIIGGVRKACQGRPVDDDAIALLAQRVEETVRAKGAAELPSHDVGLAILGPLRELDEVAYLRFASVYRSFESLDDFEREIDSLRTAAVARSRPVQDGGGAVQPAGQGQSVD
- the lexA gene encoding transcriptional repressor LexA, translating into MSTDDRTSRQKPQKSGAPGSRASRRTATPRSRDGGPALRAVTPVVSAFPDLVSADLTARQRRILEFIRDWVERYGYPPSVREIGEAVGLVSPSSVAYQLKELERKGFLRRDPNRPRAVDVRPPSELIDDETARAQRPTPAYVPLLGQIAAGGPILAEQAVEDIFPLPRELVGEGEVFMLQVKGDSMLDAAICDGDWVVVRQQPTANSGEIVAAMLDGEATVKTYRRRDGHVWLMPANSAFDPIPGDSATIMGRVVAVLRRI